A genome region from Acidobacteriota bacterium includes the following:
- a CDS encoding ABC transporter permease encodes MQTLWQDLRYGVRMLMTKPGFTLIAVLTLALGIGANTAIFSVVNTVLLRPLPYKDPDRLVAVWETNKKNPAGKSSVSYPNFFDWRTQSKSFDGMASYYTNTNTLTGVATPVNLRSAVVSAELFTLLGAKPEIGRLFLPEEEKPGNSTGRAVIISHGLWQRQFSGDPGIIGRTLTLSGKIYNVVGIMPAGFQYPIEAEPVEMWITSAIDGEKDKPEDKANNEQRGAHYLQVIGRMKPGVKLEQAQAELDVIAANLEKEYPDTNTRAGVRVLSYHNDLVSDYSSALWIILGAVGCVLLIACANVANLLLARATARYKEIAVRSALGANRWRVVRQLLTESLTLSLVGGLLGLLLAWWGTSGLVRMIPEDVPRLTEISLDRWVFGFTLLISGLTGIVFGLAPALQASKVELTEAMKEGGRASGSGGRSRLRNALVVVEIAVAIVVLVSAGLLLKSFRKLQQVDLGYDTHNVLTAMVEIPDTQYPKQEQAAAFYKGLMEKVKALPGVESASAIMPLPLSGDSFSISFEVEGRNIPKGEQPSANFRVISDDYFHTMKIPVLTGRDFTPSDNAASQPVIIINETFAQKHFPNENPLGKHLKPGISLGGEKKWREIVGIVKSVKHRQSLGRDYEPEYYLPHAQMSFGSMNLVVRTKNDPRTVVGALQNEVSSLDKNVPLYRPKTLEQYLGVAVSQPKFNALLLTLFAGLALLLTAIGLYGVMAYSVVQRTQEIGVRIALGAQTGDVLKMVLRQGLMLTAIGVVVGLAAAFALTRLMSAMLYGVTATDPLTFALITVLLIGVAMLACWIPARRATKVDPMIALRYE; translated from the coding sequence ATGCAAACACTCTGGCAAGACCTGCGCTACGGCGTGCGAATGTTGATGACGAAACCGGGTTTTACGCTGATCGCGGTTTTAACGCTGGCGCTTGGTATTGGAGCGAACACAGCCATTTTCAGCGTCGTGAATACAGTGCTGCTGCGGCCATTGCCGTACAAGGACCCAGACCGATTGGTCGCGGTGTGGGAAACGAACAAGAAAAATCCGGCTGGCAAAAGCTCTGTTTCCTATCCGAACTTTTTTGATTGGCGAACGCAAAGCAAATCCTTTGACGGGATGGCATCTTATTACACGAACACCAACACGCTGACGGGAGTTGCTACGCCAGTGAATTTACGTAGCGCAGTGGTTTCGGCGGAATTGTTCACTTTGCTCGGCGCAAAACCGGAAATCGGACGATTGTTTTTGCCCGAAGAAGAAAAGCCCGGAAACAGCACAGGGCGCGCCGTCATCATCAGTCACGGGTTGTGGCAACGACAGTTCAGCGGCGACCCCGGCATCATCGGTCGCACGCTGACGCTCAGCGGCAAAATCTATAACGTCGTCGGCATCATGCCCGCCGGGTTTCAATATCCCATCGAAGCCGAACCCGTCGAAATGTGGATCACTTCGGCGATAGACGGCGAAAAAGACAAACCCGAAGACAAGGCGAACAACGAACAGCGCGGCGCGCATTATTTGCAAGTCATCGGGCGGATGAAGCCGGGCGTCAAGCTGGAACAGGCGCAGGCCGAATTGGATGTCATCGCCGCCAACCTGGAAAAAGAATACCCTGACACAAACACGCGCGCGGGCGTTCGCGTTCTTTCGTATCACAACGATCTGGTTTCGGATTACAGCAGCGCGCTGTGGATCATTCTGGGCGCGGTCGGATGTGTGTTGCTGATTGCCTGTGCCAACGTCGCCAATTTGTTGCTGGCGCGCGCGACGGCTCGATACAAGGAAATTGCTGTGCGGTCCGCATTGGGAGCGAATCGCTGGCGCGTCGTGCGGCAGTTGCTGACCGAAAGCCTGACGCTCAGTCTGGTCGGCGGGCTTCTCGGGTTGTTGCTGGCGTGGTGGGGAACCAGCGGATTGGTCAGAATGATTCCCGAAGATGTGCCGCGCCTGACGGAAATCAGTTTGGATCGCTGGGTGTTCGGCTTCACGCTGCTGATTTCCGGGTTGACGGGAATCGTTTTCGGACTGGCTCCGGCGTTGCAGGCGTCGAAGGTGGAATTGACGGAAGCGATGAAGGAAGGCGGACGGGCTTCGGGTTCCGGCGGACGGTCGCGGTTGCGCAATGCGCTGGTGGTTGTCGAAATCGCCGTGGCCATTGTCGTGCTGGTCAGCGCGGGGTTGTTGCTGAAAAGTTTTCGCAAATTGCAGCAAGTGGATTTGGGTTACGACACGCACAACGTGTTGACAGCGATGGTTGAAATCCCGGACACGCAGTATCCCAAACAGGAACAGGCGGCGGCGTTTTACAAAGGGTTGATGGAAAAGGTCAAAGCCTTGCCCGGCGTGGAATCCGCCAGTGCCATCATGCCGTTGCCGCTCAGCGGAGACAGCTTTTCGATTTCCTTTGAAGTGGAAGGCCGCAACATTCCCAAAGGGGAACAGCCGAGCGCGAATTTCCGCGTCATCAGCGACGATTACTTTCACACGATGAAAATTCCCGTGTTGACCGGACGCGATTTCACGCCCAGCGATAATGCCGCCTCTCAACCGGTCATCATCATCAACGAAACCTTTGCGCAAAAACATTTCCCCAACGAAAACCCGCTCGGCAAACATTTGAAGCCGGGAATTTCATTGGGCGGGGAAAAGAAGTGGCGCGAAATTGTTGGCATCGTCAAAAGCGTCAAACACCGCCAATCGCTTGGGCGTGATTACGAACCGGAGTATTACCTGCCGCATGCGCAAATGTCTTTCGGCAGCATGAACCTGGTTGTTCGCACGAAAAACGATCCGCGAACAGTGGTTGGCGCGCTGCAAAACGAAGTCAGTTCGCTGGATAAAAACGTCCCGCTATATCGCCCCAAAACGCTGGAACAATACTTGGGCGTGGCGGTTTCCCAGCCGAAATTCAACGCCTTGTTATTGACGCTGTTCGCCGGGTTGGCGCTGTTGCTGACGGCGATTGGGTTGTATGGCGTAATGGCCTATTCCGTCGTCCAACGAACGCAGGAAATCGGCGTCCGCATCGCGCTCGGCGCGCAAACCGGCGACGTATTGAAAATGGTCTTGCGGCAGGGATTGATGCTGACGGCGATTGGTGTGGTAGTGGGTTTGGCCGCAGCCTTTGCGTTGACCCGGCTGATGTCCGCAATGCTGTATGGCGTGACGGCGACCGATCCGCTGACCTTCGCCCTGATTACCGTGCTACTGATTGGCGTCGCGATGCTGGCGTGTTGGATTCCCGCGCGCCGCGCGACGAAGGTGGATCCGATGATTGCGCTTAGATACGAGTAG
- a CDS encoding formylglycine-generating enzyme family protein, which translates to MKTLKLSSVHKLLLLAFGLAVLAFGVFIANRRSASYPTEWREPVTGMEFRLIPAGSFQMGSPPTEAEREPQETFHHAEMPRAFYLGKYEVTQGEWQQVMGTNPSHFSDCGRRCPVERVNFYQVQEFIARLQKLSGGARFRLPTEAEWEYACRAGTTTPFNTGANLSTEQANYNGDYPYAGQPRGSNRQRTMLVGSFAPNAWGLYDIHGNVWEWCEDWFCPQWNGQAVNSEDSCHTGFKVIRGGSWAFNAQSARSALRYTHRPQDLGYSLGFRLLREIPTNNH; encoded by the coding sequence ATGAAAACATTGAAGCTGAGTTCCGTTCACAAATTGCTTCTTTTGGCATTCGGCTTGGCGGTGCTGGCATTCGGTGTGTTTATTGCGAACAGGCGTTCAGCGTCGTACCCAACGGAATGGCGCGAACCTGTCACCGGCATGGAATTCCGGTTGATCCCAGCAGGAAGTTTTCAGATGGGCTCGCCGCCAACCGAAGCCGAGCGCGAACCGCAGGAAACCTTTCATCACGCAGAAATGCCGCGTGCGTTTTACCTCGGCAAATACGAGGTGACGCAAGGCGAATGGCAGCAGGTGATGGGAACCAATCCCAGTCACTTTTCCGATTGCGGGCGGCGTTGCCCCGTGGAGCGTGTGAATTTCTATCAGGTGCAGGAGTTTATCGCTCGATTGCAGAAACTTTCCGGCGGAGCGCGCTTTCGGCTGCCCACCGAAGCCGAATGGGAATATGCCTGCCGCGCCGGAACGACCACGCCATTCAATACAGGCGCGAATCTCAGCACCGAACAAGCCAATTACAACGGTGATTACCCTTACGCTGGTCAACCGCGCGGCAGCAATCGTCAACGGACAATGCTTGTCGGCAGTTTCGCGCCGAATGCCTGGGGGTTGTACGACATACACGGCAACGTGTGGGAATGGTGCGAAGATTGGTTTTGCCCGCAATGGAACGGCCAAGCCGTGAATTCCGAAGACAGTTGCCACACCGGCTTCAAAGTGATTCGCGGCGGCAGTTGGGCGTTCAACGCCCAGAGCGCAAGGTCGGCGCTTCGATACACGCATCGCCCGCAGGATTTGGGCTACAGCTTAGGCTTTCGCCTCCTCCGCGAAATTCCAACCAACAACCACTAA
- a CDS encoding ABC transporter permease gives MQTFWQDLRYGARMLWKKPGFTLIAIFTLALGIGANTTIFSVINAVLLRPLPYDQPDRVVMLWESDPRRNIEQEMVSPLNYKQWLEQSQSFDNIGYWTGNGEFNLVNAEGVEKARCAYVSSGVFAALRVRPHLGRAFQADEDKEKGERSALLSYDYWQRRFAADPNVVGRTITVDTYGRRDYVIVGVMQPGFRFPNQTDVWLPVGWDGIPRQRNGHWLNVIARLRDGVPLTTARAEMNTIQGRIAAPQPEVLIGSQVTIIPLLEQTVGARLPTALMLLWGVVVCVLLIACANVANLLLARAADRQKEIAVRLALGAGRVRMIRQLLTESLLLAMAGGAIGVLLAVWSLKLLIAFNADVIPRLSETRLDGRSLGFTLAVTCVTSLLFGIAPAWQMTKPDLTTALKDSGKGATAGLQRSRLRSVLVVAEVALSMMLLVGTGLMIRSFAQLNRVDRGFAPEHLLTAKLDFSISGFTTWVRATETRPQVTLRQLLERLKTQPDVQSVGAISDKAGFQVTVENHQTGVEADYPRANFQGITPDYFRAMGMSLLRGRTVAESDALESPRVVVLSESLAKRCFPNQDPVGKRIYLGRLNPGQPGEVDRWTNVPLWYEIIGVASDVKSLNLDPQIEANGYVPYWQWPMQSPTLAVRAVANPANLSAALYSDLKAVNKNLPLPKVQTMNERLSDVVAEPRFQTLLLGLFGLVTLALVSAGIYGVVSYSVAQRTHEIGVRMALGAESRDVLRLVLRQGMKLALVGIGLGLLGALGLTRLLKTLLFGVSATDPLAIGWAAVSLAVVMLLACYLPARRATKVDPMIALRCE, from the coding sequence ATGCAAACATTCTGGCAAGACCTTCGCTACGGCGCGCGAATGTTGTGGAAGAAACCCGGTTTTACCTTGATCGCCATTTTCACACTGGCGCTGGGAATCGGTGCGAATACGACGATCTTCAGTGTCATCAATGCAGTGTTGTTGCGACCGCTACCGTACGACCAACCGGATCGCGTCGTAATGTTGTGGGAAAGCGATCCGCGCCGGAACATCGAACAGGAAATGGTTTCGCCGCTGAATTACAAACAATGGCTGGAGCAAAGCCAGTCTTTTGACAACATCGGCTACTGGACGGGCAACGGGGAATTCAATCTGGTCAATGCCGAAGGCGTCGAAAAAGCCAGATGTGCGTATGTTTCTTCGGGCGTGTTCGCAGCCTTGCGCGTTCGCCCACACCTGGGGCGAGCGTTCCAAGCTGATGAAGACAAAGAAAAAGGGGAGCGCTCCGCCTTGCTTAGTTACGATTACTGGCAAAGACGGTTTGCGGCAGACCCGAACGTCGTCGGTCGCACGATTACCGTGGATACCTACGGACGGCGAGATTACGTCATTGTCGGCGTGATGCAGCCGGGTTTTCGTTTTCCAAACCAAACGGACGTTTGGTTGCCCGTTGGGTGGGACGGCATTCCACGGCAGCGAAACGGGCATTGGTTGAATGTCATCGCGCGGCTTCGCGATGGCGTGCCGCTCACCACAGCGCGCGCGGAAATGAACACCATTCAGGGGCGCATTGCCGCGCCGCAACCCGAAGTCCTGATCGGTTCGCAGGTGACCATCATTCCGCTCCTGGAACAAACCGTAGGCGCGCGGTTGCCAACGGCGTTGATGTTGTTGTGGGGTGTTGTCGTTTGTGTGTTGCTGATCGCCTGCGCCAACGTCGCCAATCTGTTGCTGGCGCGCGCAGCGGATCGGCAAAAGGAAATCGCCGTCCGGCTGGCGCTGGGCGCTGGCCGCGTCCGAATGATTCGGCAGTTATTGACGGAAAGTTTGTTGCTGGCAATGGCGGGCGGCGCGATTGGCGTGTTGTTGGCGGTGTGGAGTTTGAAGCTCTTGATCGCTTTCAACGCCGATGTCATTCCGCGATTGAGCGAAACGCGATTGGATGGCCGTTCGCTTGGCTTCACGCTGGCGGTGACGTGTGTGACCAGTCTGCTTTTTGGAATTGCGCCTGCTTGGCAAATGACCAAGCCGGATTTGACTACGGCGTTAAAAGACAGCGGCAAAGGCGCAACCGCCGGATTGCAGCGCAGCCGATTGCGCAGCGTGTTGGTCGTGGCGGAAGTCGCGCTTTCGATGATGCTGCTGGTCGGAACCGGGTTGATGATTCGCAGTTTCGCGCAACTCAACCGTGTGGATCGCGGTTTTGCGCCGGAACATTTGCTGACGGCGAAACTGGATTTTTCGATTTCGGGTTTCACCACCTGGGTTCGCGCGACGGAGACACGTCCGCAAGTCACATTGCGCCAACTGCTCGAACGATTGAAAACTCAACCCGACGTGCAATCCGTCGGCGCAATCAGTGACAAAGCCGGGTTCCAAGTCACGGTCGAAAATCATCAAACCGGCGTCGAAGCGGATTATCCGCGCGCAAACTTTCAAGGCATCACGCCGGATTACTTTCGCGCGATGGGAATGAGTTTGTTGCGAGGCCGCACCGTCGCCGAAAGCGACGCGCTTGAATCTCCGCGCGTTGTGGTTTTGAGCGAATCGTTGGCCAAGCGATGCTTTCCGAATCAAGACCCGGTTGGTAAACGAATCTATTTGGGGAGATTGAATCCGGGTCAGCCAGGGGAAGTTGATCGTTGGACAAACGTTCCGCTCTGGTACGAAATCATTGGCGTGGCGTCCGATGTGAAGAGCCTGAATCTTGACCCGCAAATCGAAGCAAATGGGTACGTCCCGTATTGGCAATGGCCTATGCAATCGCCGACGCTGGCTGTGCGAGCCGTTGCCAATCCCGCCAATCTTTCTGCCGCCCTGTACAGCGATCTCAAAGCCGTGAACAAAAATCTGCCGCTGCCGAAAGTGCAGACAATGAACGAACGGCTGTCGGATGTTGTCGCCGAACCACGCTTTCAAACCTTGCTGTTGGGATTGTTCGGCTTGGTGACGCTGGCTCTGGTCAGCGCGGGAATTTACGGCGTCGTGTCTTATTCCGTCGCGCAACGCACGCACGAAATCGGCGTCCGCATGGCGTTGGGCGCGGAATCGAGAGATGTGCTAAGGCTTGTTCTTCGACAGGGAATGAAGTTGGCTCTGGTTGGCATCGGGCTTGGATTGCTGGGGGCATTGGGGCTGACACGGTTGCTGAAAACGCTGCTGTTCGGCGTCAGCGCAACCGATCCGCTGGCGATTGGCTGGGCGGCGGTTTCGTTGGCGGTGGTGATGCTGTTGGCTTGTTATCTGCCCGCGCGCCGAGCAACCAAAGTTGATCCGATGATTGCTTTGCGGTGTGAATGA
- a CDS encoding ABC transporter permease — MQTLWQDLRYGARMLVKQPGFTLIVVLTLALGIGANGVIFSLVNALLLRPLPVEKPEELAAVYTSDYSSGDFGGSSYPDYVSFRDRNQSFSGMVLYTPQPLSLNLGGANERVFGEIVSGNYFSVLGLRPGLGRGFLPEEDQKPGAAAVAVISHKYWQARFGGDPSVIGRNVKLNGQPFTIVGVAPQNYRGLVRGLAVDWWVPAMMMDQLTPGSQNLTERGNRGMLIMGRLKPGVSIAQARADFGNIAAQLYREFPQRWETIRKQGRSISLLPESQSRVLPQAQMPLTIFAALLLSVVGLVLLIACANVANLLLARAATRRKEIAIRLALGAGRGRLIRQLLTESVLLAALGGTIGLLLAVWGADLLMAFKPPVPIPIELNLPLDWRVLGFLAGLSLLTGIVFGLAPALAASRPEVVGALKDEGGGSGSRGRLRGALVVMQVAVSLLLLICAGLFLRSLQNASSIDPGFNADNLLAMSMDLQLQGYDEPRGNQFSEQLLERVRAVPGIVGASLTNSLPLGLGGGRSGITIEGYSTQQGEDMEIYNSTVSPGYFEALRIPLQQGRAFNAQDRAEAPGAVIINEAFARRYWPGQTPLGKRIQMGFASDGTNNSPYLTVVGVVKDGKYNSLGEDATPYFFRPTTQSYVSTPTLIVRTTANPADALPAVRSEVEALDKNLPLFDVKTMRQHLGIALLPARLAGGALGIFGLLALMLAAAGLYGVMSNAVAGRTREIGIRMALGADAFGVLRLILQQGMKLVLIGLAVGLGAALALTHLLKSLLFGISTTDPLTFAGIALLLTLVALFACWVPARRATKVDPMIALRYE; from the coding sequence ATGCAGACACTTTGGCAAGACTTGCGCTACGGCGCGCGTATGCTGGTGAAACAGCCAGGCTTTACGTTGATCGTCGTTCTCACGCTTGCGTTGGGGATTGGGGCAAACGGCGTGATTTTTTCGCTCGTGAATGCGCTGCTGTTGCGTCCGCTGCCTGTGGAAAAACCGGAAGAATTGGCGGCGGTGTACACCAGCGATTACAGCAGCGGAGATTTTGGTGGTTCTTCTTATCCCGATTACGTCAGCTTTCGAGATCGTAATCAGAGTTTTTCGGGAATGGTGTTGTACACCCCGCAACCGTTGAGCCTGAATCTGGGCGGAGCCAACGAGCGCGTGTTTGGGGAAATTGTCAGCGGCAATTACTTTTCGGTGTTGGGGTTACGGCCGGGGTTGGGGCGAGGTTTTTTGCCCGAAGAAGACCAGAAGCCCGGCGCGGCGGCAGTCGCAGTCATCAGTCACAAATATTGGCAAGCGCGGTTTGGCGGTGACCCGTCGGTCATTGGGCGCAACGTGAAGCTGAATGGACAGCCGTTTACCATCGTGGGCGTCGCGCCACAAAACTACCGCGGCTTGGTTCGAGGGCTTGCGGTGGATTGGTGGGTTCCGGCGATGATGATGGATCAGTTGACGCCGGGCAGCCAGAACCTGACCGAACGCGGCAATCGCGGGATGCTCATTATGGGACGGCTGAAACCCGGTGTTTCGATTGCGCAGGCGCGCGCCGATTTCGGCAACATCGCCGCTCAACTGTACAGAGAATTTCCGCAGCGATGGGAAACCATTCGTAAACAAGGACGCTCGATTTCCCTGCTGCCGGAAAGCCAGTCGCGCGTATTACCACAGGCGCAAATGCCGCTGACGATTTTTGCCGCCCTGTTGTTGAGCGTCGTCGGATTGGTGTTGCTGATTGCCTGCGCCAACGTCGCCAATTTATTGCTGGCGCGCGCGGCGACGCGGCGGAAGGAAATCGCCATCCGCTTGGCGTTGGGCGCGGGACGTGGGCGGTTGATTCGGCAATTGTTGACCGAAAGCGTGTTGCTGGCCGCACTCGGCGGAACCATTGGATTGTTGCTGGCCGTTTGGGGGGCGGATTTGTTGATGGCGTTCAAACCGCCTGTGCCCATTCCCATCGAACTCAACCTGCCGCTGGATTGGCGCGTTTTGGGGTTTTTAGCCGGGCTGTCGCTTCTGACCGGAATCGTGTTCGGATTGGCGCCAGCGCTGGCGGCTTCGCGGCCTGAGGTCGTGGGGGCACTGAAAGATGAAGGCGGTGGCAGCGGCAGTCGCGGACGATTGCGCGGCGCATTGGTTGTCATGCAAGTCGCCGTTTCCTTGCTGCTGTTGATTTGCGCCGGATTGTTTTTGCGTTCGCTGCAAAACGCCAGTTCGATTGATCCGGGCTTCAATGCCGACAACCTGTTAGCGATGTCCATGGATTTGCAGTTGCAAGGGTATGATGAACCGCGCGGCAACCAATTCAGCGAACAATTACTGGAACGTGTGCGCGCGGTGCCCGGCATTGTGGGAGCAAGTTTGACCAATTCGTTACCGCTCGGTTTGGGCGGAGGCCGCAGCGGCATCACCATCGAAGGCTATAGCACTCAGCAGGGCGAAGACATGGAAATATACAACAGCACGGTTTCGCCCGGTTATTTCGAGGCGCTGCGAATTCCGTTGCAGCAGGGCCGCGCCTTCAACGCGCAAGATCGCGCCGAAGCGCCCGGCGCTGTCATTATCAACGAAGCCTTTGCGCGCCGGTATTGGCCCGGACAAACACCGCTCGGTAAACGCATTCAGATGGGATTTGCCAGCGATGGAACCAATAATTCGCCATACCTGACGGTCGTCGGCGTTGTGAAGGATGGCAAGTACAACTCGCTCGGCGAAGATGCGACGCCATATTTCTTTCGCCCGACGACGCAAAGCTATGTGTCCACGCCGACGTTGATTGTGCGCACGACGGCCAATCCTGCGGACGCTTTGCCAGCAGTGCGCAGCGAAGTCGAAGCACTGGATAAAAACCTGCCGCTGTTCGACGTGAAAACCATGCGGCAGCACTTGGGCATCGCCTTGTTGCCTGCGCGGTTGGCGGGCGGCGCGCTTGGAATTTTTGGCTTGCTGGCACTGATGCTGGCGGCGGCGGGGTTGTACGGCGTGATGTCGAATGCCGTCGCCGGACGCACGCGCGAAATCGGCATTCGCATGGCGCTTGGCGCAGATGCCTTCGGTGTTCTGCGGCTGATTCTGCAGCAAGGCATGAAACTGGTGTTGATCGGATTGGCGGTTGGCCTGGGGGCGGCGCTGGCGCTGACGCACCTGCTGAAGAGTTTGTTGTTTGGCATCAGCACAACCGACCCTTTGACCTTCGCAGGAATCGCCCTCTTGCTAACGCTGGTGGCGCTGTTTGCCTGTTGGGTTCCCGCGCGCCGCGCGACGAAGGTGGATCCGATGATTGCCTTGCGGTACGAATAG